The Capsicum annuum cultivar UCD-10X-F1 chromosome 1, UCD10Xv1.1, whole genome shotgun sequence sequence GATACCATTATATGGTATAGTTATAGGATTTCCAATAGTGTAAAGATGTAAATATTAGATCTTAAAATATATGGGGTCTATCCATAATTTAATTTTAGCACTAGGATGTTTAGTGTAATTAATCCAAAATTAAAAGATTTTCAGAATCCAATTCCATTTTGCACAGTATATAAGCATAATAACCTCCATTGTGCAAGCTTCTCAAATTCTCCGTCACTCTCTGAACACACCTGTCAAGCTACTCAACACCTGAAAGAAAAGATGATAATCTCTAAGCTGTAAGTTTTcctctctaatctctaatcttaATTCATGTAAAGTTCATTTCCTTTTACTAGAATTTTTCTAGAATTGATAATCAGGCAGCCTGTTTTGGAgcatagattttatatattttggctGTATTATTTTGATGCTGCTGATGCCCTTGCCGGGCCTGTTTTGATGCCACTGATGCCTGTACTATTTTGATGCTATTGATGCCGCTCTAAGGCCTGTTTTGATGCTACTGATGCCCTGTATTATTTTGATGCTATTGATGTCCTTGTCAGGCCATTTTGATGCTACTGATGCCCTTGTCGGCCTGTTTTATTGCAAAATGCTTGGTGCCCCTTTTCGGGCTTGTTTTGAATGAGAATATGAAGCATgctgattttgatattaattctttgttaatgaatagagtgttaataaattctgagttttttttttgcttttttgtgtttttagttgTTCGTGAATTCCAGCTTTGTTGTAAAATGAGAGAGAAGAACAGAGCCCATCGAAGGTAAAATCTGAAATTGATCATACCCCCAATTTGGATTCTTTAGATAGAAATGTTTATATCTCAATCTGTAACTGAATTGGATGTGGGCTTAGGCCACTAAATTGTCAGATGGGTTCATCCCAACAATTTCAGAATGGTGTATTTGATGCTAATGGATGGGGCTACTGTAAAGAGGAACAGTTGGAAAATATCTTGTTAACGAATTTGGATTATATGTACAATTGGGCTATTGCAAAGCTTGTGTCTTTGGGTTATGATGAAGAAGTGGCTATGAAAGCTATACTTAGAAATGGCTACTCTTATGGTGATGTGGATGTTTTAACTGATTTATTGCATAACTCATTGTCTTATTTGAGTAATGAAAATGTTGAGGATACCGAGCATAGCTTTGCTGATTTGAGGCAGTTAGAGGAGTGTTTATTGGCTGGTATGGTGTGTTTGTTGGAGCAAGTTAACCCACATTTGAGTAAAGGAGATGCAATGTGGTATTTGCTTAGGAGTGATCTTCATGTTGGTCGGGCTTGTATGATAGAAATTCCGGTTCGTCCTCCCCAACATGGGAATGGCTCGGCTAGTGTCCCGGTTAGTAGCACTAGTAATGTGGTTGGGGTTTCCGGAATGGAGGGGCTTACCTCAGGATCTTTGCAAAGGGAGATAGAGTGTCCAGAGAAGTTTAATCTCACACCTTCAATGAAAGATTTGTTGAAGAGGAACGTCTCAGCTTTTGCTGCTGGATTAAGGGCAAACTCCAAGTATGTGCAAAATCAGTCCCAAGCTTGTCCTACTTCTTTGTCTGGTGGGGACCTGCCAAGTGGAAGCACATCAGTGTTTGAAGGTGGACTTGTGCAGTCTTCTAAATCTCAGAATCTGGAAAACCAAGACGTAGTTAGCTCTCTCTTAACAAAGTTCCATAATTTGAATCTCGATGAGAATTCGGAGCAGTTGGCCCAGAAGGACGAGATGATTCTGAAATTGATCCGTCAAATAAAGGACTTAGAAAGGCAGGCGAAGGAGAAAAAAGTGTGGGCCCACCAGAAGGCAATGCAAGCTGCAAGGAAGCTCAGTAATGACTTAACGGAGCTTAAAATGTTGCGGATGAAAAGGGAGGAGACTCAAAGACTTAAGAAGGATAAGCAGGTCATCAGTAACACTACCACGAACAGTTTGGCACATATGGGGACTGCTCTACGGGAAGCAATTGACCAAGCTCACTGTGCAAACCTGACAATAAAAAAGCTTGAGAATGAATATACTGAAACTAGCGCAGAGTTGGAGGCTTACAAGTTAAGTGCATCAGAATCAGCAGCAACCTGCTTGGAGGTtgttaaaagggaaaagaagtGCCAAAAGAAGCTTGGAGCTTTGggaaaatagaaaaactagctgCACGAGGATATTGTTGCTGAGAAGAGGAAGATCTCAGATCTGAAGCAGCAATTCGTTGAACTTGAAGCAGCTCAAAAGGAAGCTGAGGTATTTGCATCACTTTTTAAGAAATTGGGCTaatatttttttgggggggtCTTTCTAATCCAATAATGCACCTTTTTAAATTCTAGGGGTGTAGGATTGTTCTAGTACAGTATTTGTGTGTTTATTCATCATCAGTTAGATTTGACATGATTTATACAGAGATGCATCTGAATAGTAAGACGAGGCACTGCACCCACATTACCTAAGATTACTTTATTTGATTAAGCTTTATCTTGGTTCTTATTTACTTTACCCTGATTTGCATGCTGATAAAGAAAGTGGGATTTGTGTGGCATACATTTTAAGAAATTTTAGTAGATTCATGTCAAATGACAGTTGACTCATCCTTCATCCagaagtttcttattttatatgtgGCAAACATTTTAAGACTATTTTTGCTGTCTCAATGGGCTGAGGCTGAACTTCTGTTGATTGTCGGGAGTCCTATCTGTTCTTTTTTCCTTCACAGCTGTAACTAAACTTAAAAAGCAGGATGAAGCTGGATGGAGATAAAAGATTGGGTGTTTTCGTCTCGCGAAACTTGTTTTGAACCTGAAACTTCAGTGACTGCCAGGAGATTATCATAGGTTACAAGCCTCCTTTTCTGCTCTAATATCTGCATTCTCAGTTTCAATCAGCTGTTGCTGCAAATCTGAGATCTTCCGCTTCTCTGGAGAAATATCTCCGTGAGCCTTTACTGTTTTTCTGTTTTTCCTATTCTCCAAGCTTCTTTAGGCACTTCTTCGCCCTCGTTACAACCTCCAAGAAGGTTGTCTGGTCGTCTGGCCATGGACCTGCCTCAAATTCTCATCAAGATTCAAATCATGGAACTTACTTTAGACAGAGCTAACCACTACTTGTTTTTTTCCAGATATGCTCCGAattagcaatattttcattactcAAATAGGATAATGAGTTATACAATATATTAGTCAAACCATCCATACCACCGTACAGTACCCATTTCTGAGTATAGATTTCATAGACGCGTCTTCATGAGAACCCAAAGAAACAAGCTTTGCAATACCCCAATTTTACAAATAAACCAAACTCTTTAACAAGAGTTGTTCTAACTGTCCCTCTGCACAGTAAACCCATCCACTATCATCGAACACACAATTTTGAAATTGTTGTGATGAATCCATCTGACAATTTAATGGCCTAAGCCTAGATTCAGTTAAAGATTGAGATATAACGTTTCTACCTAAAGAATTGAAAGTGGTGGTGTGGGTATGATCAATTTCAGTTTTTACGGGTCAATACCTTCATTGTGCTCTGTTCTTCTCTCTCATTTGGGAATTCACAACACTGGAGCAAGCTTGTGATTGCTTCAGCAGGTAATTTGAATTCCCCTGAAATACGACAACAAAAGTTGTGACGTTCCTCTTCAACAAAATTTTCGTTGGAGGAGTGAGTTTAAACTTCTTTGGATTTTCCAGATATGCAATGGAGATACCGAGGCATATGAGAAGAACCGTTACAGAGGAAACTCATTAGAAACCCCATTCAATTACCATGAAACCTACACATAGCAGGCACAAAATCAACATGTGGACATCATTAGGTCCACTCACTGAAAccttatcaaaagaaagattacAACATTTATTACTGTAGTCTTCTAGATGAGCCTTTTTTCATTTCAACCTTCAAGGAACCAAGAATTTGATCATGTAATCTCAGTTTAGAATTACGTATGCATTGTTAAGATTCATTTAAATTGATGTATGGCTTCTTCCTCCCAAATTTTCATGCATTAATTTATTGCTTTTATAACTGTATACTACAAATGCTTTCTCTTTGTGCAAGTTCTGTCTCCTTGAGCTAGCAGATAGCAAGATATTGATGTAAGATTGGTTcttttgttagggtttttgtcctaattttcttattatatttaagttttactttttttttaaaaggaaaatataaaactttttcatatttggctaacctcttttttggaggaaagattttgaacatctataaatagaaaacctaccttctcataccataatataatagcatccacaatataaTCATTTAAAGAGTTTGGTGTAGAGGGAGATTTCTCCCATAGGTTTATCTTtttcataggttttattttttttaatattgtaataatatgtctttttaatatatgttttatttgtcatctgaattatcaccgttagtttgcaactaatagcttccgcatgacaccctctcgattttgaacccaacaagtggtatcaaagcctatggttcaatgaTCCGATGGTTCAGATTGAggattgaggacatgttgagaacaaagttgcaacaaattttatgataatgaagatatatgtccaaaaactacatgtggagacgattgtcaatcatattttcaataatcctGCTATTACATATTGAAAAGAAAGCTTATTTTTAACCCTATAAAGGGCTCTAATGTTTTTAACCCGAAAGGActtatatatttttaacccaaaaagcttcaatttttaaagcatgtcaaacaacagtgatatatgaagaatatatatgaagaacgaagatcatgcacaagaagaaggaggttcaagaatattttgaagaaaatcaagccaaaaggggagatttgttaggggttttgccctgattttcttactatatttaagctttactttttcttttagaaggaaaatataaaactttttcatatttggctaacctctttcttggagcaAAGATTTTggtcatctataaatagaagacctcccttctcataccataacacaatagtatccacaatATAGTCGTTAAAAAATCTGGTCTAGGGGGAGATTTCTCTCATAGGTTTATGTTTtttcataggttttattttttttaatattgttcttaatatgtaggtcgtttgaccgaatcatattaataatatgtctttttaatatatgttttatttgtcatctgaattatcaccattagtttgcaactaatagcttccgcatgacgccctctcgatttcgaacccaacatccTTTTGAGGAATGACATGGCTATAAATGCTCTATATGTAAAGCATCCTTTCTCCCTCATTTTAATGATAAAGCATTCTCGATGAGGGATGCTTACATAATatctatgttgctcgaactcttcaaaatcCTTGCTGTATGTGTGTAGACGCAACATGGGTGTGGGTTGGGATCCACACCTGATTTGGTCAACTTACCTTTGGTGATTTGTCTACATCCATCTATGACTGAGAAGTCGATTGATTGTAAAGTATGAGAATGTTTTACTATTACATAAGATATCTTATGAATAAATTATTAGGTGTTtgttaaagaataaatttttgtAGTATTAATTCTATAGCTTTAATTAATTGAGATTGTATGCCTTATATGTCGTAAACATTTATTGATTGTGGATCTATGACCAACTTGTGTGTATGAGTGATCTTCTCACATTGACTAAGTAACTTTTTATATAAAGATCTTGTACTTTTCTATCATaaaatttcaaccaaaaaaaaagatgataCGTTTCAAATTTTTAGAAAACAACTTATCTTTAAATCTCATTTACCTTGCGATAATTTATAACCATACAAATACTTATGTCTTAAATTTGatctatattaaaaaaataaattatttcttaaattctatATCAAGTCAAGCTATATCACAtacaataatcataaaaatgaggCCCTGAAATCTTGAGGGCCTCAAGCGATTGCTTCACTTGCTTGGGCCTTGAGCCGGCCATGTGCACTAAAACACAAACACCTGAAGACCATAGGGTTGCAACCTTATTttacaatataataaaattgtaAAAGGTGCGCCTAACCCCCTGAAGCCAGGTGCTATGCAGGCTGGGCGCTTCCTTAGCATGTGCGGCACTTTGGTGCCATGCAACTATGTACTAAGGCGTGCAACTAAACAATTAAATTGCCAGCAAAGCTAGGCTGGAGCTTCTCCTCATATGCGGCACTTTAGTGCAATGCAACTATGCACTAAGGGATTCATCTAAACAATAAATATTTCAGTCAAAGCTATGTAATTATTATCAAAAACATCATTGTATATGTGTAAGTAATTTCTATTAGGAAATTAGAAATATAGCTCAAAGGAAAGTAGTCACAAATTAGAATTAGAAACTCCATACTCTATTTTGCATCGGAGTAGGTAGTTAAAAATGAATTTGAACTTTATTCACATAGTTTTTACCCCACGTGTTTAATGTGGAAGATGGAAAAAGGGTTGAGACAGCTCTAAAATCATGTAGATGGAAGTTATCATAAAGGACCTACGATCTCTTGTAATTCATGTAGACTTAGTGAAGTCAAAATACAATGAAAGGGAAAAGAACACATACAGGGAATAATGTGACACCCAACTTAAGATAAGAAGTCTAGTGTAGGTAAAACACAATGAGAGATATTGTGTATATAAGTAAGTAGATCTTACACTttagtgacgcgttttaaagtCATGCAGGTCCaggcccagagcggacaatatcaccaGTGGACTGGTTCATtacacatggtatcagagtcactCCTGTGTCAGCCTCGTCAATATGAGCCAGAGTTCAATTGAGTTTAGGCAAATCCTGATAAGGCAAAACAAACCTCAGTGTCGAGATGCTGAGCAAATCCCATGCGGTGGAGCAATTCGCAATGAGGTTGTTGAGTGCATAAAAGAGGGTGTATGTGACACCTTAACTTAGGATAAGAAGTCTCACGTGTCAAACGGGTCGGGCCGGGCCAACCCGGAACCGGTCCTTCTATTTTAAACGGGTTGAGGGCCGGTTCAGGGCCGGGTTTAGCGCTAGCCGGGATGGGCCGGGCCCAACagtgaaaaaattaaaactcacccgaacccggcccacttaactcAACCCAGTCAAACCCatctaaacccggtcaaacccgattaaaaaatcggtcaaactcggtaaaaaatatataaaaaaaaaaaaaacttctttcaatatacattacatatacccacctatatacattctaaatacgttaaataatatatatagcatatatatatagtatatactacattagaatttaaaaaatatatacacattaaatatacattacaatatatatagatatatactaatttataaaatatatacacatgtatatgttaaatatacacttctataaaagatatatacacgtgtatacacaccattcaatgtatatatactactacttataaaatatactacaatatatatacattacaatatatatagatatacttatatactaattcataaaatatatacgcatgtatacttaaatatacacttctatagaagatatatacacgtgtatacacaccattcaatgtatatatactactacttataaaatatactacattatatatacattacaatatatatagatatagttatatactaatttataaaacatatacacatgtatacgttaaatatacacttctatagaagatatatacacaaatatacaaaacatatgctacttaatataataaattaataatatattataagtaagtttttaatttaaagtagaaaactagaaattcaatttaagattttaaattgttaaattaaaaaatatataaaaagcaaggactaaggagtgaatgaatttggggaattttattgattgcaaaataattcaaaatttataatttacatgaaggaaaaatctacaaattatgcatcattttttccaactcattcatgttaatattaacgggaacttgcataggatagtcgaagtcaacgggggcaaaatcatgcattggacttgattctgctgagttctcccgtgaagtcataatttcttcaagtttcagctcgtcgcttggctacggttccattccttggtttcttctttctgctctaattcaatctctgaggcaaactagaacattcattgcattgcttcccaatgagtgtcggttgtctccaagctgctgtcgtccctgactaaaggcgctctctgatgcaacggttgaccttggaacattcaagatatctctagctaatcttgaaagcacaggatattgtgtttcattactcctccaccaatccaacgtgttgatccgtagTCTGCAATCCtttggtgccgtccgaagataatatttcagctcttcccgataagttgatgtataagttctctcatcaacactgttccaacaatttaaatcaaaaaacgaatcaggaaaaccactatgtgccggccttttagaagatgatggctcctcgggaggatgaggagcgatagttggagtgatatttgtagttacggctaaatcaaataaatcaacataatgattatataatttttctatgtaatcctttgcatcagtcGTAGCCATCCataaatcaggttgtacttgttcagaatcatggttagtatttatttctaagttagtataaataagagtactaaagtggcacatattattatatttcatacacggatttagcatatcaccaaccaagtaaatagggggaatcggaaaaaaatatttttaaaatttcgtaaacatgacactaacaacttctttataaccttctttatttttatattctttgagcaaaccagaaatatcggctatctatgccaaaatattacaaacagtaggataataagcaccgaaaaattcaaccgtagctacataaaatttttctaaaaacttaacaagatcattaattgcaacccaatcagaatcatgtagcatgcaatcagcagaatcaacaaatgaaccacaatgttggttaaaagctaatgtaataggaattctatatttataacaagtttttaaaaaatcatacgtagaattccatctagtatcaatttcctcaggcatcaatatcggtgtaagttcattttcttgacttttaactttaaattctctaattctcgatcttcgattatttccttgaataaaaccaacatcaagacgaattttttcaatataaagctcaaaaaactcaagatcatcttttacaattaaattatatatatgacatgcatacttaatatgaaaaatttcaggcaacgacggagatagcgtagattttaattttttatagcagtcttgttgttagaagcattatcaaaagaaatacataaaattttattttcaataccgtaATAttcggcaattttaacaatagaatcaacaataaattgtccagtatgtttacgatcttcatcatataaaaaagtaagaatacgtttttgcatcacgaaattattATCCATCAAGTGACaagtaatagttaaataatcatttttatttacagcacgaccaagatcagaagttagggacaatctacattgaatatttttttaacaatgttgataaataaaaacaatattgtgaatggagtctaaaaatatcagaccgacaagtacttctacgaataccgttaaacatagtattaataaattgcttgtatataatgaataaaggcatcagaagaaggaaaactaaaaggcaaacaacccacagctaccattttagctatttcttcccggtccctcaatttattatacttcttcgctatgtgaccggttgttgggtccattctagtttgcgttagCCCACCaccatccccaccaccttgtgcaatatttaactctcttttgtgagctTCAGCTATATGtttcattaacgtacccgtacccccttgcttgcctccacttctatgcttatatatttgttgacaaatattgtattgcacctcaatatctgatatacgttcaaaaaattgtcatgcaacactagttgttttacgagatcttggggcacggggaggacggggaNNNNNNNNNNNNNNNNNNNNNNNNNNNNNNNNNNNNNNNNNNNNNNNNNNNNNNNNNNNNNNNNNNNNNNNNNNNNNNNNNNNNNNNNNNNNNNNNNNNNtatcagatattgaggtgcaatacaatatttgtcaacaaatattgtattgcacctcaatatctgatatacgttcaaaaaattgtcatgcaacactagttgttttacgagatcttggggcacggggaggacggggagggagattaaccgattcagatctaacgttagcattttctactgcgggtgtctcagcaatattttcattatcttcgtctaaattaactgcatctacttcattttcttcttctataccgtaattttcctgagcttctacataatccatatcgtgagcacctacacctaaaggtacacctacttcttcctcaaaaggttgactaagcggtgtcggaggcacacgggtatatctactacttgaactacctctaccgctagtaattcactttttactaccactattgCTTCGgggacaaaattttttaacacctttagtagcgaggttttttaatttatccataatataaattaaattaaactaaaaaaattcaaaatacacaaatataataaaattaaatattaaacaattaatacaataaataaaaattaaacgtaagagatggaacgacaataccaaattttggaagtatatgaaggttgcgactttagacactttcgctcgtactttgtaaacgaaaaattcaaaaattaaagaactGATTCCACTCAAGCAATAGAAAGAAAGGCTATCTCCTCTAATCTCTAACTATGCTGAGTTCAATCAAGCGTCGAACTAGTCGACCTCCTTACTTCTTTACCGCTCCTTCccgtgaacactttaagaaattaaatatattcaatatttgagaattgagatttgagatttgagagagtgaaaaattgtgaaaaatgatttgaagttgtaggatatttatagaattatttttgggattaaaaaatattttttaaagtaaaattttattttttttaataaaagggcccaaactagccgtttggacccaaaaacggccatatagccattgggccaacggctagtttggcccaaaattccaaaaaaaaaattaaaataaaaaataaaaaaatcaatccaGGTCGGGCCGGGCCGGCTAACCGGCGGGCCTGGATCGGGCTAACCGGgcccaaaattaaaaaaaccgGCTCGGGAATCGGAACCCTAAAGCCTTAG is a genomic window containing:
- the LOC107873385 gene encoding LOW QUALITY PROTEIN: MND1-interacting protein 1-like (The sequence of the model RefSeq protein was modified relative to this genomic sequence to represent the inferred CDS: substituted 2 bases at 2 genomic stop codons), whose amino-acid sequence is MREKNRAHRRPLNCQMGSSQQFQNGVFDANGWGYCKEEQLENILLTNLDYMYNWAIAKLVSLGYDEEVAMKAILRNGYSYGDVDVLTDLLHNSLSYLSNENVEDTEHSFADLRQLEECLLAGMVCLLEQVNPHLSKGDAMWYLLRSDLHVGRACMIEIPVRPPQHGNGSASVPVSSTSNVVGVSGMEGLTSGSLQREIECPEKFNLTPSMKDLLKRNVSAFAAGLRANSKYVQNQSQACPTSLSGGDLPSGSTSVFEGGLVQSSKSQNLENQDVVSSLLTKFHNLNLDENSEQLAQKDEMILKLIRQIKDLERQAKEKKVWAHQKAMQAARKLSNDLTELKMLRMKREETQRLKKDKQVISNTTTNSLAHMGTALREAIDQAHCANLTIKKLENEYTETSAELEAYKLSASESAATCLEVVKREKKCQKKLGALGKXKNXLHEDIVAEKRKISDLKQQFVELEAAQKEAEAEWRREQRAMEQAMLQVEEERRLKEAAEATNKKNLEALRLRIETDFQRHKDDIQRLEQDLSRLKASNELPEGDGARMLHDFDSLDVSRDRECIICMKAEVSVVFLPCAHQVLCANCNDNYGEKGRAICPCCRVPIEQRIRVFGITP